A region of Malaciobacter marinus DNA encodes the following proteins:
- a CDS encoding TonB-dependent receptor plug domain-containing protein yields MKKLIIFIFIFFNTLNAQNLDSLLKNYKETSEKSLQTVDENLGHVFVYSQKDIRLMQYTKLSDILKELPLINFNHNRYGIPSLSLAGTKTTVSGFFRFFINDHEISSVHSQSPFLSWGNLPLDFVDYIEVYYGDSSFALGNDTGIYFIRIYTKKAYKENASELRVSAQKQGTNSQSIVHSQTFENGWSYLTFLKNLDSNKDANYKSEELKNHSKRRYFYLDISNDKTDINIGYADVKKDNFMGLSLDVVPNEGEIKSKDFFIDFTRKFLYDNSLKLSLSLDINTRKYYEENDEGIGLIPVLDLKNMGMTIPKKFKEDLTLKKFHAHLSKTHNYKNNSLLAGINFSKKKYEVNNRKTVNFLNQTTNVGEYHDFDEENIYSLLLQDKLKINEKLSFVANAKFDRYERSGFLDDASEELYRIGAIFTPFDNFGLKAFYTKTFLPPSFYDVDSARKDKPYLNTQKYNFYTLEGVYTTTNSKYRVKYSNVKINDFIYFSPIGTMNIDHTIKSEGLIFNYEYLFENNNKFEISYYTTKLSEELNNSNKGGYVKYMGKRDKWEYFASLIYKNSYSYLDVDVDASYDLNLGATYYFSDDLSLSIKGINILDKSTESLYKDGFPGDDFAFEDHGKNFNVSMKWVF; encoded by the coding sequence ATGAAGAAGTTAATTATTTTTATTTTTATTTTTTTTAACACACTTAATGCTCAAAATTTAGATTCTTTACTTAAAAACTATAAAGAAACTTCAGAAAAATCTTTGCAAACTGTTGATGAAAATTTAGGTCATGTTTTTGTCTATTCACAAAAAGATATTAGACTTATGCAGTATACAAAATTAAGTGATATATTAAAAGAATTACCTTTAATTAACTTCAATCATAATAGATATGGTATACCAAGTCTTTCTTTAGCAGGTACAAAGACAACTGTTAGTGGCTTTTTTAGATTCTTTATCAATGACCATGAGATTTCTTCTGTTCATTCTCAATCACCTTTTCTTAGTTGGGGTAATTTGCCTTTAGATTTTGTGGATTATATTGAGGTTTATTATGGAGATAGCTCTTTTGCTTTGGGAAATGATACAGGTATTTATTTTATTAGAATTTACACAAAAAAGGCTTACAAAGAAAATGCAAGTGAGCTAAGAGTTAGTGCTCAAAAGCAAGGAACAAATTCACAATCAATTGTTCATTCACAAACTTTTGAAAATGGTTGGTCTTATCTTACTTTTTTGAAAAATTTAGATTCAAATAAAGATGCAAACTATAAGTCTGAAGAGTTAAAAAATCATTCAAAAAGAAGATATTTTTATCTTGATATTAGTAATGATAAAACAGATATAAACATAGGCTATGCTGATGTAAAAAAAGACAACTTCATGGGACTTTCACTTGATGTAGTACCAAATGAGGGAGAAATAAAATCAAAAGATTTTTTTATTGATTTTACAAGAAAATTTTTATATGACAACTCTTTAAAATTATCTTTATCTTTAGATATAAATACTAGAAAATATTATGAAGAAAATGATGAAGGAATAGGCTTAATACCTGTATTAGATTTAAAAAATATGGGTATGACTATACCCAAAAAATTTAAAGAAGATTTAACTTTAAAGAAGTTTCATGCGCATTTATCTAAAACACACAATTATAAAAACAACTCCTTATTAGCAGGAATAAACTTTTCAAAGAAAAAATATGAAGTCAATAATAGAAAAACTGTAAATTTTTTAAATCAGACTACAAATGTAGGAGAATATCATGATTTTGATGAGGAAAATATTTATTCGTTACTTTTACAAGATAAGCTTAAAATAAATGAAAAATTATCTTTTGTTGCTAATGCAAAATTTGATAGATATGAACGAAGTGGATTTTTGGATGATGCCTCAGAAGAACTTTATAGAATAGGTGCTATTTTTACTCCTTTTGATAATTTTGGCTTAAAAGCATTTTATACTAAAACTTTTTTACCTCCTTCATTTTATGATGTTGATTCTGCAAGAAAAGACAAGCCATATTTAAATACACAAAAATATAACTTTTATACATTAGAAGGTGTCTATACGACAACAAATTCAAAATATAGAGTGAAGTATAGTAATGTGAAAATTAATGATTTTATTTATTTTTCTCCTATTGGAACAATGAATATTGATCATACAATTAAAAGCGAAGGTCTTATTTTTAATTATGAATATCTTTTTGAAAATAATAATAAGTTTGAGATTAGTTACTATACTACAAAATTAAGTGAAGAACTAAATAATTCAAATAAAGGTGGATATGTAAAGTATATGGGTAAAAGAGATAAGTGGGAATATTTCGCTTCACTTATTTACAAAAATTCATATAGTTATTTGGATGTTGATGTTGATGCAAGTTATGATTTAAATTTAGGTGCTACATACTACTTTAGTGATGATTTAAGTTTAAGTATTAAGGGTATTAATATCTTAGATAAATCTACAGAATCTTTATATAAAGATGGTTTTCCAGGAGATGATTTTGCTTTTGAAGATCATGGTAAAAACTTTAATGTTTCTATGAAGTGGGTGTTCTAA
- a CDS encoding arylesterase, which translates to MKKIILTLFLITLQIVSANSNTKTILFLGDSLTEGLGVAQKDVFPNLVENMIKTKLKKDIKIINGGVSGSTTSDGLSRLKWYLKRKPDIVFIALGANDGLRGLNLQQSQKNLEEIVEFAQKSKAKVLLAGMLIPPNYGPEYAKRFKKMYEEIKDKYKLKSMPFLLDGVAGEKELNQSDGIHPNAQGHKYIAKEVYKFLKEEL; encoded by the coding sequence ATGAAAAAAATTATATTAACTCTATTTTTAATCACCTTACAAATTGTAAGTGCAAATTCAAATACTAAAACTATTCTTTTTTTAGGTGATTCATTAACAGAAGGCTTAGGAGTTGCACAAAAAGATGTATTTCCAAACTTAGTGGAAAATATGATTAAAACAAAACTAAAAAAAGATATCAAAATTATAAACGGTGGTGTAAGTGGCTCAACTACAAGTGATGGTTTATCTAGACTTAAATGGTATTTAAAAAGAAAGCCAGATATAGTATTTATTGCTCTTGGAGCTAATGATGGATTAAGAGGTCTAAATCTTCAACAAAGTCAAAAGAATCTTGAAGAGATTGTAGAGTTTGCACAAAAATCAAAGGCAAAAGTATTGTTAGCAGGAATGCTAATACCTCCTAATTATGGTCCTGAATACGCGAAGCGTTTTAAAAAGATGTATGAAGAGATAAAAGATAAATACAAACTTAAAAGTATGCCTTTTTTACTAGATGGTGTTGCTGGAGAAAAAGAGCTTAATCAATCAGATGGAATTCATCCAAATGCTCAAGGACACAAATATATCGCAAAAGAAGTTTATAAGTTTTTAAAGGAAGAGTTATAA
- a CDS encoding ABC transporter ATP-binding protein → MLKIKSLKKSYSQGLETIDIFQDLNFQVQKAQTVAIMGKSGSGKSTLLSLISGIIKPNNGDIILDKVSYKDLKESQLNDFRASNIGFVFQNFHLVSYLNALENVMLPAKVCGISNPKEKAIELLKDVGLEHRLNHLPSQLSGGEKQRVAIARALIHNPKIILADEPSGNLDEETGIAVMDKLFELIKKNNTTLILVTHSKDVAKRCEETYELVLGDLTKC, encoded by the coding sequence ATGCTAAAAATAAAATCACTAAAAAAATCATACTCTCAAGGTTTAGAAACTATTGATATTTTTCAAGATTTGAATTTTCAAGTACAAAAAGCACAAACAGTTGCTATTATGGGTAAATCAGGAAGTGGTAAATCCACACTACTTTCATTGATATCAGGAATAATCAAGCCAAATAATGGAGATATAATTCTTGATAAAGTTTCTTATAAAGATTTAAAAGAGAGCCAGTTAAATGATTTTAGAGCTTCAAATATAGGTTTTGTTTTTCAAAATTTTCATTTAGTTTCTTACTTAAATGCTTTGGAAAATGTAATGCTTCCTGCAAAAGTTTGTGGTATTTCAAATCCAAAAGAAAAAGCTATAGAACTTCTAAAAGATGTAGGCTTAGAGCATAGATTAAATCATCTTCCTTCACAACTAAGTGGTGGTGAAAAACAACGAGTTGCAATAGCAAGAGCACTTATTCATAATCCTAAAATAATCTTAGCAGATGAGCCAAGTGGAAACTTAGATGAAGAAACAGGCATTGCTGTTATGGATAAACTTTTTGAACTAATCAAAAAAAACAACACTACTTTGATTTTAGTGACACACTCAAAAGATGTTGCAAAACGTTGTGAAGAAACTTATGAACTTGTATTGGGAGATTTGACTAAATGCTAG